The Phoenix dactylifera cultivar Barhee BC4 unplaced genomic scaffold, palm_55x_up_171113_PBpolish2nd_filt_p 002186F, whole genome shotgun sequence genome has a segment encoding these proteins:
- the LOC120109435 gene encoding MDIS1-interacting receptor like kinase 2-like, which produces MLDLSHNSLTGVIPQQFGKLVMLENLNLSRNQLSGSIPSSFEGMLSLSSLDLSYNDLVGPLPKDRFFDQKARAEWFQHNKGLCGDLHGLPPCPSSISQHHHPRNARKLILSIVFPTIAVLLLLVTFVVFLFLRRAKPMKEEEREVPVKNLFSILNFDGEAVREQFDGKAIYEEIIDVTENFDEKYCIGTGGYGSVYKARLRTGQVVAVKKLHPSEEVGDERGFQNEIQALTEIRHRNIVKLYGFCSHARCMFLIYEYMERGNMSATLSSQEAAMELDWNRRVNIVKDVAHALSYMHHDCTPPIVHRDISSKNILLDSDFNAYISDFGIARILKPDSSNWSAHAGTLGYMAPEISYTMKVTEKYDVYSFGVVILEVMQGRHPSDLMSSLSSHGQNMLLKDVLDQRISLPTLQVANDVILLAKVALACIRPNPDARPTMKHVSQLFTSNKDQSLLDYFHAIKLHQLMNLQV; this is translated from the exons ATGCTTGATCTCAGTCATAACTCGCTCACTGGAGTCATCCCGCAACAATTTGGCAAGCTCGTGATGCTAGAAAACCTAAACCTCTCGCGCAATCAACTGTCGGGCTCCATTCCATCATCTTTCGAAGGCATGCTCAGCTTGTCGTCGCTCGACTTATCGTACAATGATTTGGTGGGTCCGCTGCCTAAAGATCGATTCTTTGATCAGAAAGCTCGAGCAGAGTGGTTTCAACACAATAAAGGTTTGTGCGGCGATTTGCATGGTTTGCCTCCATGCCCGTCATCTATCAGCCAACATCATCATCCAAGGAATGCTCGCAAGCTGATTCTTTCGATTGTTTTCCCCACTATTGCCGTGCTTCTGCTTTTGGTTACATTCGTAGTCTTCCTGTTTCTTAGGAGAGCAAAGCCtatgaaggaggaggagagggaagtCCCAGTCAAGAATCTATTCTCGATACTGAATTTTGATGGGGAGGCTGTACGCGAACAATTTGATGGAAAGGCTATCTATGAAGAAATTATTGATGTCACGGAAAACTTTGATGAGAAATACTGCATCGGGACGGGAGGATATGGCAGTGTCTACAAGGCACGGCTTCGAACGGGTCAGGTAGTAGCTGTGAAGAAGCTTCATCCATCGGAAGAAGTAGGTGATGAAAGAGGCTTTCAGAATGAGATCCAAGCATTAACCGAGATTCGCCATCGTAACATAGTGAAGTTGTATGGGTTCTGCTCCCATGCTCGATGCATGTTTCTCATTTATGAGTACATGGAAAGGGGAAATATGTCGGCCACCTTAAGCAGCCAAGAGGCAGCCATGGAGTTGGATTGGAATAGGAGAGTAAATATCGTTAAAGATGTGGCACATGCTTTATCCTATATGCACCATGATTGCACTCCTCCAATTGTACATAGGGACATATCGAGCAAGAACATTTTGTTAGATTCCGACTTTAATGCTTATATTTCAGACTTTGGAATAGCAAGAATTTTGAAGCCCGATTCGTCAAATTGGAGCGCCCATGCAGGCACACTTGGATATATGGCACCAG AGATTTCGTATACAATGAAGGTCACCGAGAAATATGATGTATACAGTTTTGGTGTGGTGATATTAGAAGTAATGCAAGGAAGGCATCCAAGTGACCTTATGTCCTCGCTATCATCGCATGGCCAGAACATGCTTCTTAAGGATGTGTTAGACCAACGCATCTCACTTCCCACACTTCAAGTTGCAAATGACGTGATATTACTAGCTAAGGTAGCACTTGCATGCATACGTCCTAATCCGGATGCTCGACCAACAATGAAACATGTGTCCCAGTTATTCACTTCTAACAAAGATCAGAGTTTGTTAGACTATTTTCATGCAATTAAACTACATCAGTTAATGAATTTACAAGTGTAG